The genomic interval CGGCGCGGCGGGCACAGCGGTCCAGTGGAACACTTGGCTCCGGTGACGGGGCACAGCTGACTGTCCTTGCTCGTAGAGGTAGAAACCTAGATAGTGATCACCCGGAATTGTGAGTGATTGTTCTTTTGGCAGCGCAGGGGAAGCAGGGCGCAGAAACACAGCTTCGCTTTGGTTCATAGTGCGGCGATTTCCCGTCTAGAAAAGGCTGCTGAGGTCTTCCCAGGATGTCGGTGCCGGCAAACTGCTCCTCGTTTCTGATCATCATACCGACACGGGATATTTTTGGCGTTGCTATTGAGCATCAGAACCAGGTCATCCTGGCTTAGAGGCTCAGTAAACGGCCAAATATCCCATGCCAGGAGCGAAAAAACACCAGAACAACTCATTCATCTTAGTGTTGTTCGCTTCCAGTACTCGTTGTCCTGATCGTCAGCTGTCCTGATCTGGTCCGGGTAGAGTTCGCCTTTGTTGTTTTCTATTCCGCCATGATAGCATGGCCGAAATGACCCAGACGGTATTTCCAGGAAAGCGCAAAACCAAGCCATCAAAAAGCAGCAATAACCACAGCCCtaccttctcttccttcgccatcaacctccccctcctgcctCTCGGCCCCCTCAAACGCCTCTAGCAACTCCCCCGTTCTGACGACCAACTCCTCAAACTGCAGCCTGTACGCCACCGGCagttcctccccctccgccaccaatACCGGCCTTTCTATTCCTGTGTCCTTTTCTTCAATCTTGAACTTGAGTCCGATAGTCTGCTTCGTATCTGCCCACAGTACCTCTGACTCTGCTGTCCTATTTGACGATGCCGTCGACAGAAAGTTACGTTTAAGACGGATAAGCCCCTCGGAGATGTTAACGTGTGACAGAAAAAGCCCAGGCTTCGGTCCGAGCTTGACTAGATTCGTGATAACGCAGAGTTGAGAAAACccctcatcagcatcaaGGTAGATATCCTGATGGGGAACAgttttctcctcctcttcttcaggtTCAGGTCGTCGTCGGGGATAGCGCGTTCGAGGACGGCGGTTCTCGTCTTGGAGAACGGGTTTGAAGTGGGAGTAGACTTCTCCTAGACTGTTCCGCAGGGCAGAGTCGGAAGACTCATCGTAGAACTGATCGGTTGATAAGTATTCGCAGTAGAGGTAGGGGGTGGAGattttggcggtggggtgGTAGCATTCTAGGATGAGCTTGTGGCggccggagggggagagggagacggcgaggttgtggaggcggtggtggaagatgcggagggcgatggaggagaagTGGTGGGAGACGgcggtgagggggaggaggtcggagGTTGGGAGGTCGTTGAGGATTGAtaggaggagctggcgggggTTAGCATGACAGTGGGTAGCACAGAAaaggggaagatggcgaagCTTGCCTCGTTGGGGAGCGAGTTGAGGGGGGTATCCGGAGGCATGTCGTCAGGTTAGGTGTTCGTGCTCGTCTGGATGTTATCAGGCACTTCTCCGATGTCTTTTCATAGACAGCTTGCCTCCACAGGGCTCTCTTCGCTCTTGACGCAACAGACAGTACGATGCGCG from Podospora pseudoanserina strain CBS 124.78 chromosome 6, whole genome shotgun sequence carries:
- a CDS encoding hypothetical protein (EggNog:ENOG503P33P; COG:S) codes for the protein MPPDTPLNSLPNEASFAIFPFSLLLSILNDLPTSDLLPLTAVSHHFSSIALRIFHHRLHNLAVSLSPSGRHKLILECYHPTAKISTPYLYCEYLSTDQFYDESSDSALRNSLGEVYSHFKPVLQDENRRPRTRYPRRRPEPEEEEEKTVPHQDIYLDADEGFSQLCVITNLVKLGPKPGLFLSHVNISEGLIRLKRNFLSTASSNRTAESEVLWADTKQTIGLKFKIEEKDTGIERPVLVAEGEELPVAYRLQFEELVVRTGELLEAFEGAERQEGEVDGEGREGRAVVIAAF